In one Bartonella grahamii subsp. shimonis genomic region, the following are encoded:
- the topA gene encoding type I DNA topoisomerase: MNIVIVESPAKAKTINKYLGSQYKVVASFGHVRDLPAKDGSVLPDQDFSMKWDIDSAAAKRLNEIAKAVKEADSLILATDPDREGEAISWHILDILRQKKVLKDKPIKRVVFNAITKKSVLDAMNNPRDIDTSLVDAYLARRALDYLVGFTLSPVLWRKLPGARSAGRVQSVALRIICDRESEIEHFIKEDYWSVTTQLKTIRNDSFQARLTMFNQRKIGKLDIQSQEQADQIRFMLEKAEYHTLSVEAKPTKRNPFPPFTTSTLQQAASSKLGFSASRTMQIAQKLYEGIEINGETTGLITYMRTDGVQIAPEAIDSARKVIHETFGKDYVTEKPRFYSTKAKNAQEAHEAIRPTDFQRNPSQVRNFLDSDQAKLYELIWKRAIASQMCSAEIERTTVEIEAQQGENRANLRATGSVIRFDGFISVYTDQRDEENNEENETTRLPQIKTGEALTKEKVESVQHTTDPPSRYSEASLIKKLEELGIGRPSTYASTLATLCDRGYIIIDKRKLIPDAKGRIVTAFLENFFNRYVEYGFTADLEEKLDLISDGKLSWKDVLRDFWDGFNASISNIQELRITNVLDVLNVTLAPLAFPEREDGSDVRSCPLCKNGQLSLKLGRYGAFVGCSNYPECKYTRQLGTDTGEENEAVHNDEPVILGIDPETGKDISLRNGRFGPYIQLGESKEVKRAGLPKEWQAENVTLDKALALLSLPREIGIHPETGKTITATIGRYGPYLSHNGKSARLLHADEVFDIGINRAVTVLAEQQENKTKQSRTTPTALATLGEHPEGGTITVRNGRYGPYVNWGKINATLPKDKDPISVTLSEALELILAKASSKKTTSKRASSKTKAKIKET, encoded by the coding sequence ATGAATATCGTCATCGTTGAATCTCCAGCAAAAGCAAAAACAATTAATAAATATCTTGGGTCTCAATACAAAGTTGTCGCATCATTTGGACATGTTCGTGATTTGCCTGCAAAAGATGGTTCCGTTTTACCGGATCAAGATTTTTCTATGAAATGGGATATAGATTCTGCTGCCGCTAAACGTTTAAATGAAATAGCAAAAGCCGTTAAAGAAGCCGATAGCCTTATATTAGCAACAGACCCTGATCGTGAAGGGGAAGCTATTTCATGGCATATTCTGGATATTCTTCGTCAAAAAAAAGTTTTAAAAGATAAACCTATTAAAAGAGTTGTTTTCAATGCCATCACCAAAAAGTCTGTGCTTGATGCTATGAACAATCCACGTGATATTGATACATCACTTGTAGATGCTTATCTTGCACGTCGTGCTCTTGATTATCTCGTTGGTTTTACACTTTCACCTGTTTTATGGCGGAAACTCCCTGGTGCGCGTTCAGCAGGACGCGTTCAATCGGTTGCTTTGCGTATTATTTGTGATCGTGAATCAGAAATAGAACATTTTATCAAAGAAGATTATTGGTCCGTTACAACACAGTTAAAAACCATCCGAAATGATAGTTTCCAAGCAAGATTGACAATGTTCAATCAAAGAAAAATAGGCAAGCTTGATATTCAATCTCAAGAACAAGCAGATCAAATTCGCTTTATGTTGGAGAAAGCAGAATATCATACACTTAGTGTTGAAGCAAAACCAACTAAGAGAAATCCTTTTCCTCCATTTACAACCTCCACATTACAACAAGCAGCTTCTTCAAAATTAGGATTTTCAGCTTCTCGCACTATGCAAATTGCCCAAAAGCTTTATGAAGGTATTGAAATTAATGGTGAAACGACAGGGCTTATTACTTATATGCGTACCGATGGTGTGCAAATAGCACCAGAGGCTATTGATTCAGCACGAAAAGTTATTCATGAAACTTTCGGTAAAGACTATGTTACTGAAAAACCACGTTTTTATTCAACAAAGGCAAAAAATGCACAGGAAGCACACGAAGCAATCCGCCCAACAGATTTTCAACGCAATCCTAGTCAAGTTCGTAATTTTCTCGATAGCGATCAAGCAAAGCTCTATGAGCTGATATGGAAGCGTGCTATTGCCAGCCAAATGTGTTCTGCTGAAATTGAACGTACAACCGTTGAAATTGAAGCACAGCAAGGAGAAAACCGTGCAAATCTACGAGCAACAGGATCTGTTATTCGCTTCGATGGCTTTATTTCCGTCTACACCGATCAACGAGACGAAGAAAATAATGAAGAAAATGAAACAACACGTTTACCACAAATAAAGACTGGTGAAGCCCTTACAAAAGAAAAAGTTGAATCTGTACAGCATACCACAGACCCCCCTTCTCGTTATTCTGAAGCTTCATTAATTAAAAAGCTTGAAGAGTTAGGAATTGGTCGTCCTTCAACTTATGCCTCCACATTGGCGACATTGTGTGACCGTGGATATATTATAATTGATAAACGAAAGCTTATTCCCGATGCTAAGGGACGTATTGTTACGGCCTTTCTTGAAAATTTTTTTAATCGCTATGTAGAATATGGTTTCACAGCAGATCTTGAAGAAAAGCTAGATCTTATCTCTGATGGCAAACTTTCTTGGAAAGACGTATTGCGAGATTTTTGGGATGGATTTAATGCATCTATTAGCAATATCCAAGAACTCCGTATAACCAATGTTCTTGATGTTTTAAATGTAACATTAGCACCTCTCGCCTTTCCTGAACGGGAAGATGGAAGTGATGTGCGTTCCTGCCCTCTTTGTAAAAATGGTCAATTATCATTAAAACTCGGTCGTTATGGTGCTTTTGTTGGCTGTTCCAATTATCCCGAATGTAAATACACACGCCAACTTGGTACAGATACTGGAGAAGAGAATGAAGCTGTGCACAATGATGAACCTGTTATACTTGGTATTGACCCTGAAACAGGAAAAGATATCTCTCTTCGCAATGGTCGGTTTGGTCCCTATATTCAACTTGGTGAAAGCAAAGAAGTTAAACGTGCAGGACTACCAAAAGAATGGCAGGCAGAAAATGTAACTCTTGATAAAGCCTTGGCTTTACTATCCCTTCCCCGTGAAATTGGCATTCATCCTGAAACTGGAAAAACAATTACGGCTACGATTGGGCGATATGGTCCCTATCTTAGCCATAACGGAAAATCTGCGCGCCTTCTTCATGCAGATGAAGTTTTTGATATTGGTATCAATCGCGCTGTTACAGTATTGGCAGAACAACAAGAAAACAAAACCAAGCAAAGCAGAACAACACCTACAGCATTGGCAACATTAGGAGAGCATCCCGAAGGAGGAACTATTACTGTGCGCAACGGGCGTTATGGCCCTTATGTTAATTGGGGTAAAATTAATGCAACATTGCCAAAAGATAAAGATCCTATTAGCGTAACTCTTTCAGAGGCATTAGAACTTATATTGGCTAAAGCATCGAGTAAAAAAACAACTTCAAAAAGAGCTTCTTCTAAGACAAAAGCAAAAATAAAAGAGACATAG
- the rnr gene encoding ribonuclease R: MAKGENKIKYLSSFKGKNFPNKEEILSFINENPNHSSKREIAKAFNLKGDSRIWLRDILRELKDQNLISKQRKRAINKGKLPPITLVKIIGRDKDGGFIAQPLEWDDSPKPNIEIHSFHHIKGSSIGVGDHLLVKVFQNKNSESSSLPYTGRIIRKIDVSPKSAFAVVRKLENNQWRLDPIDRKTNELIIEMSPEMKIEIGDLVEVEIKKNTGYGLKNAKIKNVLGHIKSEKTLSMIALLSKGIPYIFPESVLEQVKHIKAANMDNREDWRQLPFITIDPPDAKDHDDAVYATKDKDPANNDGWIIIVAIADVSYYIKTGSALDKEALKRGNSVYFPDTVVPMLPERLSHDLCSLCEGKERPALAVRMIFDANGNKRKHSFHRIMIRVKAKLSYQEVQLAIEGNINEKTAALFESILQPLWEAYACLKAARNRRQPLELEIAEKKIILNQNGCIKDVVSETQLEAHRLIEEFMIQANIAASETLKQHHQPLIYRIHEKPSLAKQEILRSFLQSLGIPLSRGSELTSARLNSILAKVTNTPQQELVNQVILRSQSQAEYNPKNIGHFGLNLHNYTHFTSPIRRYADLIIHRALIKTLKLGNDQLTDTQEQNLAEIATQISLYERRAIMAERETIDRLVAHYLTNKIGRIFTGRISGVTKAGLFISLDKFNTDGFVHISTLKDDYYHFDEAQHVLVGQRSHKGYQLSEVVEVKLITVQPFAGALCFELLTKPHLLKFSLTSYHKNKLKKQKHTFYGRRK, encoded by the coding sequence TTGGCTAAAGGTGAAAATAAAATAAAATATCTCTCTTCATTCAAGGGGAAAAATTTTCCCAATAAGGAAGAAATCCTTTCCTTTATAAATGAGAATCCTAACCACTCAAGTAAACGAGAAATCGCCAAAGCTTTTAACTTAAAAGGCGATTCTCGTATTTGGCTTAGAGATATATTACGTGAGTTGAAGGATCAAAATCTTATCTCTAAACAGCGCAAAAGAGCAATAAACAAAGGAAAACTACCTCCTATTACTTTAGTAAAAATTATCGGACGTGATAAAGATGGAGGTTTTATTGCACAACCTCTTGAATGGGACGATTCTCCAAAGCCAAATATTGAAATACACTCTTTTCATCACATAAAAGGAAGTAGCATTGGTGTTGGAGATCATCTGCTTGTAAAAGTTTTTCAAAATAAAAATTCTGAAAGCTCAAGCCTTCCTTATACAGGACGAATTATTCGTAAAATTGATGTATCTCCCAAAAGCGCATTTGCTGTTGTACGAAAATTGGAAAATAATCAATGGCGCCTTGATCCTATAGACCGTAAAACCAATGAACTCATTATTGAAATGTCTCCAGAAATGAAGATTGAAATTGGTGATCTCGTTGAAGTCGAAATTAAAAAAAATACTGGTTACGGATTAAAGAACGCAAAAATAAAGAATGTTTTAGGGCACATTAAGAGTGAAAAAACACTCTCTATGATTGCTCTTCTTTCGAAAGGAATTCCTTATATTTTTCCTGAAAGTGTTCTTGAACAAGTCAAACATATCAAAGCTGCCAATATGGACAATCGTGAAGATTGGCGACAATTACCATTTATTACAATTGATCCACCAGATGCAAAAGACCATGATGATGCAGTTTATGCAACCAAGGATAAGGACCCAGCAAATAATGATGGTTGGATTATTATTGTGGCCATTGCAGATGTTTCTTACTATATCAAAACAGGAAGCGCTTTAGATAAAGAAGCATTGAAACGCGGGAATTCTGTTTATTTTCCCGATACCGTTGTGCCAATGTTACCTGAACGCCTTTCTCATGATTTATGTTCTCTGTGTGAAGGAAAAGAAAGACCAGCTTTAGCCGTTCGTATGATTTTTGATGCAAACGGTAATAAACGAAAACATAGTTTTCATCGTATTATGATTCGTGTAAAAGCCAAACTTTCTTATCAAGAAGTACAATTGGCAATTGAAGGTAATATAAATGAAAAAACAGCCGCTCTTTTTGAAAGCATTTTGCAACCCTTATGGGAAGCCTATGCATGCCTTAAAGCTGCGCGAAATCGTCGCCAACCACTAGAATTAGAAATAGCAGAAAAAAAGATTATTCTTAATCAAAATGGATGCATAAAAGATGTTGTGAGTGAAACACAGTTAGAAGCACATCGTTTAATTGAAGAGTTTATGATACAAGCCAATATTGCAGCTTCTGAAACATTAAAACAACATCACCAGCCCCTCATTTATCGTATTCATGAAAAGCCTTCTCTTGCTAAGCAAGAAATACTTCGGAGCTTTCTTCAGAGTTTGGGGATACCACTCTCCCGCGGAAGCGAACTTACCTCAGCACGCCTTAATAGCATTCTGGCAAAAGTGACGAATACACCACAACAAGAATTGGTCAACCAAGTTATTCTGCGCTCACAATCTCAAGCTGAGTATAATCCCAAAAATATCGGCCACTTTGGTTTAAACTTACATAATTATACACATTTTACATCCCCCATCCGTCGTTATGCTGATCTTATTATTCATCGAGCACTCATTAAAACCCTGAAATTAGGAAATGATCAATTAACAGATACACAAGAACAAAATCTTGCAGAAATTGCTACGCAAATTTCTTTATACGAGCGCCGTGCAATAATGGCTGAAAGGGAAACTATTGATCGGCTTGTTGCTCACTATTTAACAAATAAAATCGGCCGTATTTTTACAGGTCGCATTTCCGGAGTTACAAAAGCAGGTCTTTTTATCTCACTTGATAAATTCAATACAGATGGTTTTGTCCATATTTCTACACTTAAAGATGATTATTATCATTTTGATGAAGCACAACATGTTCTTGTAGGACAGCGTAGCCATAAAGGCTATCAACTCAGTGAGGTTGTAGAAGTAAAACTTATAACGGTACAACCTTTTGCTGGCGCTCTATGCTTTGA